CGTCGAGCGGATGGCCGCGCCGATCGACGAGACCATCGCGTGGGGCCGCACGCAGGCCTGGAGCCCGGAGATGCGCGACGAGCTGATCCGCCGCTTCGCGGACGGGATGGCCGAGCGGGCCCCGCTGCTGCGCTTCTTCCACGAGAACCAGCCCGCCCTGCGCGAGTCCCCGGCGGGGCTCGCCTTCCGGGAGCGGATCATCACCATGATGCAGCTGGTGCACGGGCCGCAGGCGAGCTTCCAGGACCGGCTGCGCGCCGCGATGACGCTGTTCACCATCCACTCGTCGATGTTCCTGCTCCAGCAGGACGCCAAGGACTGCGACCGGCCCGAGAACGTGTGGGGCGAGAAGCCGCCGGTGGCCGACCTGGACGAGGCGCTGGAGGCCGCCCGGACGGTCGCACTGGAGGTCGGCGGCCGGATCACCCACCCGGCACCGCCCGCGCCCCCCGCGCCGGCCCCCGCCCGGCCGTGAGGGCCGGTCAGAAGTCCGTGACGCCGTGCCCGGCGAGGTACGCGATCGGGTCGACCACCGCGCCGTAGCGGTTGCTGGTGCGGATCTCGAAGTGCAGGTGCGGCCCGGTCGAGTTGCCGGTGCTCCCGGACAGCCCGATCCGCTGGCCGGCCGCGACCTGCTGGCCCGCCGAGACCGTCAGCGAGGACAGGTGCGCGTACTGCGCGAAGTGCCCGTCCGCGAGCCGCAGCACGACCTCCTTGCCGTACGCGCCGTCCCAACCGGCCGAGACCACGGTCGCGTTGCCGACCGCCAGCAGCGGCGTGCCCGGGGAGATCGCGAAGTCCACCCCGGTGTGGTACCCGGCCGCGTAGCTGCGGTTGGCCACCCCGTACGGGTTGGTGGTCGGCGCGTCCGGCACCGGCGCCGACCACTCGGGTGCGGGCGCCGGCTCCGCTTCGGGCGCCGGCTCGGCGGCCGGCCCGGGCTCGGGCTCCGGGGCCGGGGCGGGTGCTTCGAGCGGCAGCAGGTTGGCCGCCACCGCCACGAACTGCTGGGCCGACTCGCCGTCCTCGGGCAGCTTGTACGGGCTGGGCCCGGCGACCTGGACCAGCCCCGGGTCGGGCACCTCCGCCCGCGGCGCGGTGAAGGCCGAGCTGCCCGGCGTGGTGGGCAGCACGGTCTGCGCCGAGGCGCTGCCGGGCGTGGCCGCCAGCAGGACGCCGGCGAGCAGCGCGACGGCCGCCCCGGCCGAGACCAGTGCGTGGTCGTGCTCGGAGCGCTGGCGGCTGCCCGGCAGCGTGGTGTGCCGGGGTGCGGCGAGCGCGCGCAGCGGCGCGGCGTGGGCGCGGACGGCGTGGCCGAGCCGGGGCTGCCAGGCTGCCGCCCGGGCCGCCGTGCGGGCGGCGAGCCGGCGCAGGGCCGGCCCCGGGTGCGGGACGTCGGACATCGGTGGCCGTACCTCACGGGTCGTACGAGGGCAGCACGAAGGGCCCGGTTCGGGCGCGTGCTGAGCGGGGGACCACTCAGGTGTAACGGTCACCGGGCGGAGTCCCAAACGCGGTGACGTACTACGGCGTGTAGTCGGCGGGGCGCCGGAGATTCAAGCCGACGGAGCAATGATCATGAAATCCGATCGCCCCGCCCGCGCCCGGCCGGCTCGCCCGCCCCCGGCCCCGCTACTACCGCCGGTCGTACCGCGCCGCCGGCCTGTGACCAGCACCACCCGCCGCCGGGGTTTGCCGGTCTGCTCCGGCCTCGGCGGGAGCGGCGCAAAAGCGTCCGGCCCGCCCCCGCGCGGTGCGGGGACGGGCCGGACGTGGAGTCGTTCAGAGCTGCCTGGTCACAGGCCGATCGCTACTGCCGGTGCGATCAGTTGTCGACCGGGCGGACCCGGATCCAGGTCTCCAGGTAGTTCGAGGACTCGTTCTCGATCTCGATGCTGGTGCCGGTCTTCGGGACGTCGACACCCGCGTACTGGTTGTCCTTCGTCCACCAGGACTTGAGGTCGTTGAACTCGTCGACGCCCTTGGCCTTCGGGACGACCGTCTCGACACCGTTCTTGTGCAGCGTCAGCGGGCCGACGCGGCGCGAGCCGAAGGTCGAGTCGAAGCCCTGCATGCGCGGACGCATCAGGGTGCCGTCCGACCACTTGATCGGGGTCGGGTGCGAGTCGATCGGAAGGATCAGGCCCTGGCCCGGGTGGGCGCTGACGTTGTTGTCGGTCTGGGACTCGTCCCAGTACCAGATCAGCAGACCGGGCTGGTAGGCGTAGTGCTCGACCCAGTTCGGCTTGGCGGTGCCGAAGCCGAAGTTGTACGGGCCGGTCTTCAGCGTCTGGTCGAAGGACACGTACTGCCGGTTCTCCGCGATGTAGTGCTGCGCGTAGTCCTTGGTGTACGAGCCGCCGAAGCGCTTGAAGCCGTCGGCCACCCAGCCGTTGTCGCCGTTCTCGGCGTCGTCGCTGAACACGGTGGCGCCGTCGGCGACGACCGAGACGTTGTCGATCGCGAGGCCGCGGTAGTGCAGGCCGCCGTCGGTGGTGTTGTGGTAGCGGAACTGGATCTTCTGGCCGGCGTAGGCGTCCAGGTTGAACGACAGGTCGCCCCAGGCGGCGGTCAGGCCGCTGAGGGCCGGGCGGCCGTTCTCCTTGGGCAGCGCGGCGCCGTTCCAGGTGCCGTCCACGACGGTCCAGGTCTTGCCGCCGTCGGTGGAGACCTCGCCGAAGGCGTAGTCGAAGTCCGGCTCCAGCTCGACCCACGCCTTGGCGTTGATGCTGGCCTTGGTCTTGCCGGTCAGGTCGACGTCACGGGTCAGCGTGACGTTGAGGTTGTCGGCGCTGCCGCTCCACCACTCGCTGCTGCCGCCGAACGGCTTGTTGATGTCGGTGGTGATGCTCTTCTTCGGCAGGTCGACGATCAGCGCCTGCGGGAGCTTGGAGTTGTACTCCGCCGGGCCGATGTGGTGCGTCGACTCGGTGCCGGCCTTGGCGTGGTCGGCGTTCAGCCACCCGAGCTTGAACTTGCTCCAGGCGTCGAAGTCGTCCGGCATGTCGCCGATGCTGTCCTTGCCCTCACCGAGCCAGGAGCCGGAGGACATGATGGACCAGAAGCCGACGGAGTTGTCGATGCCCTTGCCGGCGGTGTCGTAGAGGTCCGGCAGACCGAGGTCGTGGCCGTACTCGTGGGCGAAGACGCCGAGGCCGCCGTTCTCCGGCTGCATGGTGTAGTCGCCGATCCAGAGACCGGAGTTGCCGACCTGGACGCCGCCCAGCTTGTTGCCCTCGGGGCCGGCGGTGCCGGTCAGGTTGCCGTAGACGTACGAGCGGTGCGCCCACAGGGCCTTGGTGCCCTGCTTGCCGCCACCGGCCGACTTGTCCTCACCGGCGTGCACGATCTGGAAGTGGTCGATGTACCCGTCGGGCTGGTTGAAGTTCCCGTCGTGGTGCGAGCCGTAGCGGTCCCACTGGTCGTACTGGGCCAGGGTCGCCTTGATCTGGGCGTCGGTCTGACCCTTGGCCAGCTGGTCCTTGTACCAGATGTCCACGGCGTCGCGGATCAGGTCCTGCGCGCTGGCGCAGACGTTGGAGCCGCAGTAGTCGGAGCCGTAGCGGGCCTCGTTCCACGGCACGCGCACCCAGTCCTGGACCACACCGTCGACCGAGTAGCGGCCCGAGGACTGCTTCTCGTAGTAGGTCTTCAGCGAGGGCTTGTCCTTGGCGAAGTACAGGTCCTGGTAGTGCTGCTGGTTGTAGTCGGCCTGCCAGGCGGTCGAGTTGTTGGTCGCGCGGTCCGGCTGCTCGATCTCGTTGTGCTTCGGACCGGCCTCACCGCCGTACTTGACCTTGCCGTCCGGCGTCTTGGTGGTGTTGTCCACCTGGTCGCCGAAGTCGACGAGGATCGTGAAGATCTTGTCGGTGCGCTCGCGCTTGAGCTCGACGTACTTGTCCTTGCCGAGCTTCACGCTGGTCGAGCCGTTGTGCTCCTCGACCTCGGCGGTCCCGTCGAGCAGCTTCTCGGTGGCGGCCTTCTGCTCGGCCTCCACCTTCGCCGTCAGCGGGCCGGGGATGTTGTGCTCGGTGTTGACGGCCTGAACGGCGTCAGCCGGGTCAATCGGCACGGGGGCCGAGCCGGCCGCGACGGCGGTGCCCGGGAACAGGCCCGCGCCGAGCGTGACTATGACCGCTGCGGCAGTGGCGGCTGCAGCGGTTCTCCTGGTGTTCTTCAACGTTGTGACGTCCTCCCCGACCGGGGCCAGCTCTCAGCCAAAGCCCGGCAAACCAAAATGAAAGACAGGTGGACGTCATTGGATACAAGCGTGCATAAAAAAGATAGATCTTGACCATGACATGGCCACGGCGCTATGCTCCGCGACTTCCCATCAGCTGACCATCTGTCAACCGTATCTTCGTTAAACCTCACTGAGAAAAGGAGCGCACCCGCACCAACCAGCGCGGGAGCAGCCCTTCCCGGTTCGTACCGGTACCGCCGCCCGCGGGCCGGAACGCACGGAGCCCCCGGCGCGAACGCCGGGGGCTCCGTTGCTGTGAAGTTGTCTGTTAAAAGTTGGGCTACTTCGTCAGGTCAGGACCGGACGAGGCGACCGCCGCCGGGGTGTCCGCGACGGCCGACTTCTCCTCGCCGCGGAAGGTGAACTTGGCGTCCTTGCCCTCGCCCTCGACGTCGACGACGACGATGTGGCCGGCCCGCAGCTCGCCGAAGAGGATCTTCTCGGAGAGGTGGTCCTCGATCTCGCGCTGGATGGTGCGGCGCAGCGGACGGGCACCCAGGATCGGGTCGTAGCCGCGCTTGGCCAGCAGCTTCTTGGCCTCGACGCTGAGCTCCAGGCCCATGTCCTTGTCCTTGAGCCGCTCGTCCACCTTGGCGATCATCAGGTCGACGATCTGGATGATGTCGTCCTCGGACAGCTGGTGGAACACCACGATGTCGTCGACGCGGTTCAGGAACTCGGGGCGGAAGTGCTGCTTGAGCTCCTCGCCGACCTTCGCCTTCATCCGCTCGTACCCGGTCTGGGTGTCACCCGTGGCCGCGAAGCCCAGGTTGAAGCCCTTGGAGAT
The genomic region above belongs to Streptomyces sp. 1331.2 and contains:
- a CDS encoding M23 family metallopeptidase, whose translation is MSDVPHPGPALRRLAARTAARAAAWQPRLGHAVRAHAAPLRALAAPRHTTLPGSRQRSEHDHALVSAGAAVALLAGVLLAATPGSASAQTVLPTTPGSSAFTAPRAEVPDPGLVQVAGPSPYKLPEDGESAQQFVAVAANLLPLEAPAPAPEPEPGPAAEPAPEAEPAPAPEWSAPVPDAPTTNPYGVANRSYAAGYHTGVDFAISPGTPLLAVGNATVVSAGWDGAYGKEVVLRLADGHFAQYAHLSSLTVSAGQQVAAGQRIGLSGSTGNSTGPHLHFEIRTSNRYGAVVDPIAYLAGHGVTDF
- a CDS encoding TetR/AcrR family transcriptional regulator; protein product: MGTPHSPRSDTRARIIEVSLELFSEQGYEQTSLREIADRLGVTKAALYYHFKTKDDIVLGIVERMAAPIDETIAWGRTQAWSPEMRDELIRRFADGMAERAPLLRFFHENQPALRESPAGLAFRERIITMMQLVHGPQASFQDRLRAAMTLFTIHSSMFLLQQDAKDCDRPENVWGEKPPVADLDEALEAARTVALEVGGRITHPAPPAPPAPAPARP
- a CDS encoding immune inhibitor A domain-containing protein; translated protein: MKNTRRTAAAATAAAVIVTLGAGLFPGTAVAAGSAPVPIDPADAVQAVNTEHNIPGPLTAKVEAEQKAATEKLLDGTAEVEEHNGSTSVKLGKDKYVELKRERTDKIFTILVDFGDQVDNTTKTPDGKVKYGGEAGPKHNEIEQPDRATNNSTAWQADYNQQHYQDLYFAKDKPSLKTYYEKQSSGRYSVDGVVQDWVRVPWNEARYGSDYCGSNVCASAQDLIRDAVDIWYKDQLAKGQTDAQIKATLAQYDQWDRYGSHHDGNFNQPDGYIDHFQIVHAGEDKSAGGGKQGTKALWAHRSYVYGNLTGTAGPEGNKLGGVQVGNSGLWIGDYTMQPENGGLGVFAHEYGHDLGLPDLYDTAGKGIDNSVGFWSIMSSGSWLGEGKDSIGDMPDDFDAWSKFKLGWLNADHAKAGTESTHHIGPAEYNSKLPQALIVDLPKKSITTDINKPFGGSSEWWSGSADNLNVTLTRDVDLTGKTKASINAKAWVELEPDFDYAFGEVSTDGGKTWTVVDGTWNGAALPKENGRPALSGLTAAWGDLSFNLDAYAGQKIQFRYHNTTDGGLHYRGLAIDNVSVVADGATVFSDDAENGDNGWVADGFKRFGGSYTKDYAQHYIAENRQYVSFDQTLKTGPYNFGFGTAKPNWVEHYAYQPGLLIWYWDESQTDNNVSAHPGQGLILPIDSHPTPIKWSDGTLMRPRMQGFDSTFGSRRVGPLTLHKNGVETVVPKAKGVDEFNDLKSWWTKDNQYAGVDVPKTGTSIEIENESSNYLETWIRVRPVDN